From a single Stigmatopora nigra isolate UIUO_SnigA chromosome 21, RoL_Snig_1.1, whole genome shotgun sequence genomic region:
- the slc52a3-2a gene encoding riboflavin transporter 2 — protein MSALTHLLACLFGTGSWVSVNGLWVELPLLVPQVPEGWHLPSYLSLLIQAANVGPLALALAHGLRPGGLDERAAVRGVLALGTLATFLLAFFWKETLVVAGAPRSVAFLVLAFFLAAVDCTSSVTFLPFMARLEPRYLTTYYVGEGASGLLPALVALVQGAGAVDCVRGPAGRNASEAVPVFRPARFSPEVFFLFLSAIMLACSAAFLLLNRRAAAEGRVRWPDRKERAEAGPMAEAGPMAEAGPMAEVGPMAEARPMAEARPMAEAPQPRRRRSPLGLGTYGRTQVFYIFTVLAWSNALTNGVLPSLQSYSCAPYGSKVYHLSSIVAAASNPLACLVATFFPVRSLRLMGALTALGSGVGVYIVSMAALSPCPLLVNDPWGGAIMVAAWMAFVLSLSYVKVIIGVILRDEGHGALVWCGAVVQLGSLLGALAVFPAVSVYDLFASGDPCNTPCL, from the exons ATGTCGGCACTCACCCACCTCCTGGCGTGCCTCTTCGGGACGGGCTCCTGGGTGTCCGTCAACGGTCTGTGGGTGGAGCTGCCCCTGTTGGTCCCCCAAGTCCCGGAGGGCTGGCACCTCCCGTCCTACCTGTCGCTCCTCATCCAGGCGGCCAACGTGGGGCCGCTGGCCCTGGCCCTGGCGCACGGTCTCCGGCCGGGGGGCCTGGACGAGAGGGCGGCGGTGCGCGGCGTGCTGGCCCTGGGCACGCTGGCCACTTTCCTCTTGGCCTTCTTCTGGAAGGAGACGCTGGTGGTGGCGGGAGCGCCCCGCAGCGTGGCCTTCCTGGTCCTGGCCTTCTTCCTGGCCGCCGTGGACTGCACGTCCTCGGTGACCTTCCTTCCCTTCATGGCGCGGCTGGAGCCCCGCTACCTCACCACCTACTACGTGGGCGAGGGGGCCAGCGGCCTCCTGCCCGCCCTGGTGGCACTGGTCCAGGGCGCCGGCGCGGTGGACTGCGTGCGGGGCCCCGCCGGCCGGAACGCCAGCGAGGCCGTCCCCGTCTTTCGTCCGGCCCGCTTTTCGCCCGAggtcttcttcctcttcctgagCGCCATCATGCTGGCGTGCTCGGCGGCCTTCCTGCTGCTCAACCGTCGCGCCGCCGCCGAGGGGAGGGTACGGTGGCCAGACCGGAAGGAGCGTGCGGAGGCGGGGCCCATGGCGGAGGCGGGGCCCATGGCGGAGGCGGGGCCCATGGCGGAGGTGGGCCCCATGGCGGAGGCGAGACCCATGGCGGAGGCGAGACCCATGGCGGAGGCGCCCCAACCCCGGAGACGGAGAAGCCCTTTGGGCCTGGGGACTTACGGCCGGACGCAAGTCTTTTACATCTTCACCGTCCTGGCGTGGAGCAACGCGCTGACCAACGGCGTGCTCCCGTCCTTGCAGTCGTACTCGTGCGCACCCTACGGGAGCAAGGTCTATCACCTGTCCTCCATCGTGGCGGCCGCGTCCAACCCTTTGGCCTGCTTGGTGGCCACCTTCTTTCCCGTCAG GTCCTTGAGGCTGATGGGGGCGCTCACGGCGTTGGGCAGCGGCGTCGGGGTTTACATCGTGAGCATGGCCGCCCTCAGCCCGTGCCCACTGCTGGTGAATGACCCGTGGGGCGGTGCCATCATG GTGGCGGCGTGGATGGCCTTTGTTCTCAGCCTGTCCTACGTCAAGGTGATCATTGGGGTGATCTTACGCGACGAGGGCCACGGCGCCCTGGTGTGGTGCGGGGCGGTGGTGCAGCTGGGCTCTCTGTTGGGCGCCCTGGCCGTCTTCCCCGCCGTCAGCGTCTACGACCTCTTTGCTTCCGGAGACCCGTGCAACACGCCGTGTTTGTGA
- the fkbp9 gene encoding peptidyl-prolyl cis-trans isomerase FKBP9 produces the protein MMRNVDGFCWLAVLVALAACSAPLVPFDELLIEKTFVPDKCARAVQVGDYVRYHYNGMFPDGKKFDSSYDRGATYNVFVGKGQLIRGMDQALLGMCVNERRLVKIPPRLAYGKQGYGDLIPPDAVLHFDVLLLDVWNPEDGVQIDTYHAPAACPRKVAVSDYVRYHYNGTLLDGTLFDSSHTRMRTYDTYVGIGWLIAGMDQGLLGMCVGERRMLTMPPSLAYGENGDGSDIPAQASLVFDVVLLDLHNPSDGIAVTERHVPDSCPRQSVQGDFVRYHYNGSLLDGTLFDSSYSRNRTYDTYVGRGYLIAGMDEGLLGVCVGERRTVTVPPHLAYGEEGTGSKIPGSAVLVFHVLVVDFHNPSDGVTVTVTGKPQLCHQLTKKGDFVKYHYNATLMDGTPIDSTHKYGKTYDVVLGANQVVPGMEEGLLGMCVGERRHLLVPPHLGYGEQGVVDEVPGSAVLVFDIELMGLEDGLPEGYMFIWNQEVSGDLFTEMDDDHNQQVERHEFADYILRQVGEGRGRLAPGFQPQRIIDNMFDNQDRDGDGKITAAEFRLKADEAASHDEL, from the exons ATGATGCGAAACGTCGACGGGTTCTGCTGGCTGGCGGTTCTGGTGGCGCTGGCCGCCTGCAGCGCGCCTCTGGTTCCGTTCGACGAGCTGCTCATCGAGAAGACTTTCGTTCCCGACAAGTGTGCGCGCGCCGTCCAAGTGGGGGACTACGTCCGGTACCACTACAACGGCATGTTTCCGGACGGCAAGAAGTTCGATTCCAG TTACGACCGCGGCGCCACCTACAACGTCTTTGTGGGCAAGGGCCAGCTCATCCGGGGCATGGACCAAGCCCTGCTGGGCATGTGCGTCAACGAGAGACGCCTAGTGAAAATTCCACCGCGCCTGGCCTACGGGAAGCAAGGATACG GCGACCTGATCCCGCCCGACGCCGTCCTCCACTTTGACGTGCTGCTGCTGGACGTGTGGAACCCCGAGGACGGCGTGCAGATCGACACGTACCACGCCCCCGCCGCTTGCCCGCGGAAGGTGGCCGTGTCCGACTACGTGCGCTACCACTACAACGGCACGCTGCTGGACGGGACGCTCTTTGACTCCAG CCACACCCGAATGCGGACGTACGACACCTACGTGGGCATCGGCTGGCTGATCGCCGGCATGGATCAGGGCCTCCTGGGCATGTGCGTGGGCGAGAGGCGCATGCTCACCATGCCCCCCTCGCTGGCGTACGGCGAGAATGGAGACG GCAGCGACATTCCCGCTCAGGCGTCGCTGGTCTTTGACGTGGTCCTCCTGGATCTGCACAACCCCAGCGACGGCATCGCCGTCACCGAGCGCCACGTGCCCGACTCGTGTCCCCGCCAGTCGGTCCAGGGAGACTTTGTGCGCTACCACTACAACGGCAGCCTCCTGGACGGGACCTTGTTTGACTCCAG CTACTCGCGCAACCGCACCTACGACACCTACGTGGGTCGCGGCTACCTGATCGCCGGCATGGACGAGGGCCTGCTGGGCGTGTGCGTGGGCGAGCGCAGAACGGTCACCGTCCCGCCGCACCTGGCCTACGGCGAGGAGGGCACGGGCTCCAAGATCCCCGGCTCGGCCGTGCTGGTCTTCCACGTGCTGGTGGTGGACTTCCACAACCCCTCGGACGGCGTGACCGTCACGGTGACCGGCAAGCCCCAGCTTTGCCACCAGCTGACCAAGAAGGGCGACTTTGTCAAGTACCACTACAACGCCACGCTCATGGACGGCACCCCCATCGATTCCAC GCACAAGTACGGGAAGACGTACGACGTGGTGCTGGGTGCCAACCAGGTGGTGCCCGGGATGGAGGAGGGCCTGCTGGGAATGTGCGTGGGAGAGCGCCGCCACCTGCTGGTTCCCCCGCACCTGGGATACGGAGAACAAGGAGTGG TGGACGAGGTTCCCGGCAGCGCGGTCCTGGTCTTTGACATTGAGTTGATGGGGCTGGAGGACGGCCTCCCCGAAGGCTACATGTTCATCTGGAACCAGGAGGTGAGCGGCGACCTCTTCACGGAGATGGACGACGACCACAACCAGCAGGTGGAACGCCACGAG TTCGCCGACTACATCCTGCGGCAGGTGGGCGAAGGGCGGGGGCGCCTGGCGCCCGGTTTCCAGCCGCAACGCATCATCGACAACATGTTCGACAACCAAGACCGCGACGGCGACGGCAAGATCACCGCCGCCGAGTTCAGGCTGAAAGCCGACGAGGCCGCCTCGCACGACGAACTATGA
- the LOC144214758 gene encoding LOW QUALITY PROTEIN: cartilage-associated protein-like (The sequence of the model RefSeq protein was modified relative to this genomic sequence to represent the inferred CDS: inserted 1 base in 1 codon), whose amino-acid sequence MSHSPAPSCFLLAVVAVVVVQCQYEKYSFRSFPRSELMPLESAYKYGLEQYTAEKWGEAADFLEVSLRLHRLLRDSEAFCNLNCSSARRPDESRFADFPELRAFGNVMLRARCLKRCKGGLPAFXQSPPPRETLDDFEAREPYRYLQYAYFKTDRVAKAVAAAHTFLLKHPNDEMMQKNMAYYKSLPGAEEHLKDLETKSYETLFVRAVRAYNGDNFRTSVSDMELALRDFFKVYDECLAASEGPRDITDFKDFYANIAEDGVTVSSSVDHYTEVLERKVRCESDLTPMVGGFVVDRFVATMYHYLQFAYYKLNDLKNAVPCAASYLLFDPADEVMNNNVAYYKFHRDKWELGDQDFLPRAEALRYYNQTSMQAEMLDFSFKHLAGDDEGEVVEFIDEFLEP is encoded by the exons ATGTCCCACTCGCCGGCGCCCTCGTGCTTTCTTCTGGccgtggtggcggtggtggtggtccaGTGCCAGTACGAAAAGTACAGCTTCCGGAGCTTCCCCCGCAGCGAACTCATGCCGCTGGAGTCGGCCTACAAGTACGGCCTGGAGCAGTACACGGCCGAGAAGTGGGGGGAGGCGGCCGACTTCCTGGAGGTCTCCCTGCGCCTCCACCGCCTGCTGCGGGACAGCGAGGCCTTCTGCAACCTCAACTGCAGCTCGGCCCGCCGCCCCGACGAGAGCCGCTTCGCCGACTTCCCCGAGCTGCGGGCCTTTGGCAACGTCATGCTCCGGGCCCGCTGTCTCAAGCGCTGCAAGGGGGGCTTGCCGGCCT CGCAGAGCCCCCCGCCCCGAGAAACCCTGGACGACTTTGAGGCCAGGGAGCCTTACCGCTACCTGCAGTACGCCTATTTTAAG ACCGACAGGGTGGCCAAAGCCGTGGCGGCCGCTCACACCTTCCTGCTCAAGCATCCCAACGACGAGATGATGCAGAAGAACATGGCCTACTACAAGAGCCTGCCGGGGGCCGAGGAGCACCTGAAAGATCTGGAGACCAAATCCTACGAG ACTTTGTTTGTTCGCGCCGTCCGGGCGTACAACGGCGACAACTTCCGGACGTCGGTGTCCGACATGGAACTGGCCCTGCGGGACTTCTTCAAGGTCTACGACGAGTGCCTGGCCGCCTCTGAGGGACCCCGCGACATCACCGACTTCAAGGACTTTTACGCCAATATAGCCG AAGATGGAGTCACCGTCTCCTCCTCTGTAGATCACTACACGGAGGTCCTGGAGAGAAAAGTGCGGTGCGAGAGCGACCTCACGCCAATGGTGGGGGGATTTGTGGTAGACAGGTTTGTGGCCACCATGTACCATTACCTGCAGTTCGCCTACTACAAGC TCAACGACCTGAAGAACGCAGTACCGTGCGCCGCCAGCTACCTTCTGTTTGACCCCGCCGACGAGGTGATGAACAACAACGTGGCCTACTACAAGTTTCACAGGGACAAGTGGGAGCTCGGCGACCAAGACTTCTTACCCAGAGCG GAGGCGCTACGCTACTACAACCAAACCAGCATGCAAGCGGAGATGTTGGACTTCTCCTTCAAGCATCTGGCCGGTGATGACGAG GGGGAGGTGGTGGAGTTTATCGACGAGTTTCTGGAACCCTGA
- the LOC144215217 gene encoding uncharacterized protein LOC144215217 yields the protein MASFFELYFDTKWSDGLKCQVCLSRYKIFAEFKRHIYSKEHQKEMAEVFLTERDSTTGRLPRIIIIERDIKLSVAQPLLGLQLLTVCFSRALSNVLYLCHVCREKVHDRQILEHLASGDHGKNYRSGQPPTEPFPRESAQKRKMWEHPDVGETTPLQMLNLPYRLLYTYQDLSYAQVMESLSVYRKLPKLLGDAVPKKMKLEKSQEEHEEKSRPPPDAPDKSYQVHCQNCNMDLDTLEQYFLHVQYEQHQTRTKNISRQSQQQSRSHGQDLQGRRQEDAQLVDCPGLGQRPGGPQLAGTLDRDGFRQLDGRPVPGASLMVLCYSSEAKCQAVVTCCVCHDAFPKWLLQKHLGSHKHLLQTLMYLNPWRLPFAWKQVPGRTFLQSMVTLEEKERGWSRVLLKLMDLPYSVMSAMDPPTYEKVMEQLKSHHVVLKQKIPPCQTYSRRRENNTYPLLGRNFMVSHGSCRSSGHPEYESLLCLMCGRRLSDQEGYAHVFSWEHVFTFLERFHPGSLTPQCDARTLLELATKAAGIHGVSQIQKIKLDRPVGEPCNYDRVKLILGSKKKRGGKGLTIPFILRRAPLVAQKSANPEKAGPGESKEAPLKKGYASLAAAPKETEGGTGKGRSGRVPVAVKEEGALEMASVDVEEEAGRPKSSGDDTPCQETCESPEQKRTTATLKVEEEEEGATVPVEQNALKCSLLCLTGVHASHSAEGTASRMMDVRVMAQRPPGAPVVARPPPPSSKGRRASKSSRVTTSGTEPRTTSRESTAPACSARGLPERPSGTTKCTAPSAKTTTTAAAKWSEATTWSGGSGAGNKSADPASPAPSALASVGHIVVRGRPPARRATAEPSGGKTKRRTLSKIGLSFIVAVKSEGRKQSYCTLCGIRLERSSHPTEKIHLYNYMKRRFPELNAERLAAVPVEDFVFSMSKVEKRVGLRNFQTIRVSAEQYKRLSDLPEAQALQKLKTHFMVSSQTTMTSGPVWSPWSPADASETEAPDGAAPTAASEATAEGPDPGRPKIGRRDAFPEEMEVSSVTPGPKPQGNEGEDAEKSLQTLDVPRVGEEEEEEKEKEEKEKEEEEKEEEEKEEEKEEEKEEEKEEEKEEEEVEKEEQQEEQQEKEDLLGGEPWPSPSSGPEQAVDVTDSMDLEDSGTPVEGALWRGEFSPRSPKPEGLLPVSHANANVLDPPARCPNESVTCLPVRDEGLNSSQVPVLWAGTRSNLSSFLWVLYNCKKPVVGLSCVYECRGTLEDSFYLCECCGQKLTLCQICPHVVSDQHGLKYMLRAYPHLLDSFWHDKELLQEMKVEILNELMVKVSAQEASNNSDAKVVFLYQDGYRALREASFSEALDVLRRCTRRMAAAAAAETRATANPTAQRRQVDSAAPRSPPSPGPPKPLGSSLAPTTETATTPTTTPLSPVKEDGRDPPGNPTAAVAPFPIKTEPVSREWAPGERPPEPAPLPATPGVQTEASPVAGPAETRAGVVLAVKEEPAVGQQTSSGVHAEEGPLAAAPRISPDRGGPLPKKRGAVERLDWLVGICAKEAPTAPVAACGPLKRRRPSPGGTSPPTTLAHGDASATEERNLALKKGPPELVNVKRTGRWDSKTPKESRESSPAVSVPGDRPDLHDSGAKASVAQSSSPKQMEAVHCRRSGATLGCSGGGGGGGGHARADGNAAERVGHVTAQCGLDGDQRPPPARPSNCERAPDGDKRAQAANPEEERPCNLQLYFPPPPPAGHLTLPFSGGFSHVMGWVNQPLPQPLPLPPPQQYYYTFPWVQNGVTVSNNSTFLYNVSLPGTLYHTPLPGGAGASVSGGGQVNAGLSQPSNTFVLPQY from the exons ATGGCCTCGTTTTTTGAGCTGTACTTTGACACCAAGTGGAGCGACGGTTTAAAATGTCAG GTGTGCCTGAGCCGATATAAAATATTTGCCGAGTTTAAGCGCCACATCTACTCCAAAGAGCATCAAAAG gAAATGGCCGAGGTTTTTCTCACAG AAAGGGATTCCACTACTG GCAGGCTTCCTCGCATTATTATTATCGAGCGAGACATCAAACTGAGCGTGGCGCAGCCCCTTCTAG GTTTGCAACTGCTGACGGTGTGTTTCAGCAGAGCGCTCTCCAACGTTTTGTACCTTTGCCACGTCTGCCGGGAAAAGGTGCACGACCGGCAAATACTGGAGCACCTGGCCTCCGGGGACCACGGAAAGAATTACCGCTCG GGCCAGCCGCCCACCGAGCCGTTTCCCCGTGAGAGCGCGCAAAAGCGAAAAATGTGGGAGCATCCCGACGTGGGCGAGACGACCCCGCTTCAG atgttaAATTTACCTTACCGTCTCCTCTACACGTACCAAGACTTGAGCTACGCCCAAG TGATGGAGTCGCTGAGCGTGTACCGTAAACTCCCCAAACTGCTTGGAG ATGCCGTgccaaagaaaatgaaattggAAAAGAGCCAAGAAGAGCACGAAGAAAAGAGTCGTCCGCCTCCGG ATGCTCCCGACAAGTCGTACCAAGTCCATTGTCAG AACTGCAATATGGACTTGGACACATTGGAACAGTATTTCCTGCATGTGCAATATGAGCAGCATCAAACG AGGACAAAGAACATCTCCAGACAAAGTCAACAGCAGTCCCGCTCTCATGGGCAAGACTTGCAAGGCCGCCGCCAGGAGGACGCCCAACTTGTTGATTGCCCCGGCCTCGGCCAAAGACCGGGCGGCCCACAACTGGCCGGGACGCTGGATCGGGACGGATTCCGTCAACTGGACGGGCGGCCTGTGCCAG GCGCCTCTTTGATGGTCTTGTGCTACAGTTCGGAGGCCAAGTGCCAAGCCGTGGTCACTTGTTGCGTCTGCCACGACGCCTTTCCCAAGTGGCTGCTCCAGAAACATTTGGGATCACACAAGCACCTGCTACAGACGTTG ATGTATCTGAATCCCTGGCGATTGCCATTCGCTTGGAAGCAAGTTCCCGGAAGGACATTTTTGCAGTCCATGGTGactttggaggagaaagagagaggctgGAGTCGGGTGCTTCTTAAG CTGATGGATCTGCCCTACTCAGTGATGAGCGCCATGGATCCGCCCACTTACGAGAAAG TGATGGAGCAACTCAAGAGTCACCACGTTGTTTTAAAGCAGAAAA TACCGCCGTGCCAAACCTACAGCCGGCGACGGGAAAATAACACCTATCCCCTTCTGG GGCGCAATTTCATGGTGTCGCACGGGAGCTGCCGCTCGTCGGGCCACCCCGAGTACGAGTCCTTGCTGTGTCTGATGTGCGGGAGGCGTTTGTCCGACCAGGAGGGCTACGCTCACGTCTTCAGTTGGGAGCACGTCTTTACCTTTCTC GAGCGCTTCCACCCGGGCTCTTTGACTCCCCAGTGCGACGCCAGAACCTTACTGGAGCTGGCCACAAAGGCCGCCGGGATACACGGCGTGTCGCAGATACAG AAAATCAAGTTGGATCGCCCCGTGGGGGAACCTTGCAATTACGACAGAG TCAAGTTGATCCTGGGTTCCAAAAAGAAGAGGGGCGGCAAGGGCCTCACCATACCCTTCATCCTGCGTCGAGCGCCGCTGG tTGCCCAAAAATCAGCCAACCCGGAAAAGGCCGGGCCCGGAGAGTCGAAGGAGGCCCCTTTGAAAAAAGGCTACGCCAGTCTAGCCGCCGCGCCCAAAGAGACAGAAGGCGGGACGGGAAAAGGGAGGAGTGGTCGTGTTCCAGTGGCAGTAAAGGAAGAAGGGGCGCTGGAGATGGCAAGCGTTGACGTCGAGGAGGAAGCCGGGCGCCCAAAAAGCTCCGGAGACGACACCCCGTGCCAGGAAACTTGCGAGAGCCCTGAACAAAAGAGGACCACGGCCACCTTGaaagtggaggaggaggaggaaggagccACCGTCCCAGTGGAGCAAAATGCCCTTAAATGTAGCCTCCTCTGCTTAAccggcgtccacgccagccactcggccgaaGGTACGGCGAGCAGAATGATGGACGTCCGGGTGATGGCCCAGAGGCCTCCCGGCGCTCCCGTCGTGGCccgtccgccgccgccgtcgtcgaaGGGCCGGCGTGCCAGTAAATCCAGCAGAGTGACCACGTCGGGGACCGAGCCCCGTACGACGAGCCGCGAGTCCACGGCGCCGGCTTGCTCCGCCCGTGGCCTTCCAGAAAGGCCGTCCGGCACCACCAAATGTACGGCGCCCTCTGccaagacgacgacgacggcggcggcaaaATGGTCCGAAGCCACGACGTGGTCCGGCGGAAGCGGCGCCGGCAACAAGTCTGCCGATCCGGCTAGTCCCGCCCCGTCCGCGTTAGCGAGCGTGGGCCATATCGTAGTACGTGGCCGTCCTCCCGCCAGACGCGCCACGGCCGAGCCGTCCGGCGGCAAGACCAAGCGGCGAACGCTTTCTAAAATTG GTCTAAGCTTTATAGTGGCCGTCAAGAGTGAAGGTAGAAAGCAGTCCTACTGCACCCTCTGCGGCATCCGATTGGAACGTTCCAGTCACCCCACGGAAAAGATTCACCTCTACAACTATATG AAACGGAGGTTTCCAGAGTTGAACGCCGAGCGCTTGGCGGCCGTCCCGGTGGAAGACTTTGTATTCAGCATGAGCAAGGTGGAGAAGCGTGTGGGACTTCGAAACTTCCAG ACCATAAGAGTGAGCGCCGAGCAGTACAAGCGGCTGTCCGATCTCCCCGAGGCCCAAG ctttacaGAAACTGAAGACTCATTtcatggtttcctcccaaactACAATGACATCCGGACCAGTTTGGTCCCCTTGGAGTCCAGCGGATG CGTCTGAGACGGAGGCACCCGATGGCGCCGCCCCCACGGCCGCGTCGGAGGCGACGGCCGAGGGCCCCGACCCCGGGCGGCCGAAGATTGGCCGTCGGGATGCGTTTCCTGAAGAAATGGAGGTGTCCTCCGTGACCCCGGGCCCCAAACCACAGGGCAATGAGGGAGAGGACGCCGAGAAGAGTCTGCAAACTCTGGATGTACCGCGCGtcggtgaggaggaggaggaggagaaggagaaggaggagaaggagaaggaggaggaggagaaggaggaggaggagaaggaggaggagaaggaggaggagaaggaggaggagaaggaggaggagaaggaggaggaggaggtggagaagGAGGAGCAGCAGGAGGAGCAGCAGGAGAAGGAGGACCTCCTCGGCGGCGAGCCCTGGCCTTCGCCGTCATCGGGCCCGGAACAAGCCGTGGATGTCACGGATTCCATGGACCTGGAGGACTCTGGAACACCCGTTGAGGGGGCCCTCTGGCGTGGGGAATTCTCCCCTCGGTCGCCGAAACCGGAGGGACTACTTCCCGTGTCCCACGCCAACGCCAATGTGCTTGATCCGCCTGCAAGATGCCCAAATGAAAGCGTGACTTGTCTTCCTGTCCGTGACGAAGGATTGAATTCTTCCCAGGTGCCCGTTCTGTGGGCAG gaACTAGAAGTAACTTGAGTTCCTTCTTGTGGGTGCTGTACAACTGCAAGAAGCCCGTCGTAG GTCTGTCATGCGTGTACGAGTGCCGCGGGACACTGGAGGATTCCTTTTACTTGTGCGAGTGCTGCGGCCAAAAATTGACCCTCTGCCAGATTTGCCCGCACGTGGTGAGCGACCAGCATGGGCTCAAGTACATG CTAAGAGCGTATCCTCATCTCTTGGATTCCTTTTGGCACGATAAGGAATTGCTACAGGAGATGAAAGTGGAGATCCTCAATGAGCTGATGGTTAAAGTGTCAGCGCAGGAGGCTTCCAACAACAGTGACGCCAAG GTTGTATTCCTCTATCAAGACGGTTACCGGGCTCTGCGGGAGGCTTCATTTTCCGAAG CACTGGACGTGCTGCGCCGATGCACCCGTCgaatggccgccgccgccgccgccgaaacCCGAGCGACAG CCAACCCCACGGCCCAACGGCGCCAAGTGGACTCGGCGGCCCCTCGTTCTCCGCCCTCCCCGGGCCCGCCGAAGCCCCTCGGAAGCTCTCTGGCACCGACGACGGAGACCGCGACGACGCCCACGACGACGCCCCTCTCCCCAGTGAAGGAAGATGGACGCGATCCTCCCGGAAACCCCACCGCCGCAGTGGCTCCTTTTCCAATCAAGACGGAGCCCGTGTCCCGGGAGTGGGCGCCGGGCGAAAGGCCCCCGGAGCCGGCTCCTTTGCCGGCCACGCCAGGAGTCCAAACCGAGGCTTCCCCCGTGGCCGGGCCGGCCGAGACCCGAGCGGGCGTCGTCTTGGCGGTGAAAGAGGAGCCCGCCGTCGGCCAACAGACGTCCTCCGGTGTCCACGCGGAGGAAGGGCCACTCGCCGCGGCGCCAAGAATTTCTCCAGACCGCGGCGGCCCTCTCCCCAAGAAAAGAGGGGCGGTCGAGCGTCTGGACTGGCTGGTCGGGATTTGCGCCAAAGAGGCCCCGACGGCCCCGGTGGCGGCATGTGGGCCGCTGAAACGCAGACGCCCGTCGCCGGGAGGGACGTCCCCTCCGACCACACTCGCCCACGGCGACGCCTCGGCGACGGAAGAGAGGAACCTGGCTTTGAAGAAAGGTCCCCCCGAGTTGGTTAACGTCAAGAGGACTGGCAGATGGGATTCAAAGACGCCTAAGGAAAGTCGAGAGTCGTCGCCCGCCGTGAGCGTTCCCGGCGACCGCCCAGATTTGCACGACAGCGGTGCCAAAGCGTCCGTGGCCCAAAGCTCATCTCCCAAACAAATGGAAGCGGTCCATTGCCGTCGGAGCGGAGCCACGCTGGGATGtagtggtggcggcggcggcggcggcggccatgcGCGTGCCGATGGCAATGCGGCGGAAAGGGTGGGCCATGTCACGGCGCAGTGTGGTTTAGACGGCGACCAGCGTCCCCCTCCGGCTCGCCCGTCCAATTGCGAGCGTGCGCCAGACGGGGATAAGAGAGCGCAGGCCGCAAATCCAGAAGAAGAGCGGCCTTGCAATCTGCAGCTTTActtcccgccgccgccgccagccgGCCATTTGACGCTGCCGTTTTCTGGTGGCTTTTCACACGTGATGGGATGGGTCAACCAGCCGTTGCCGCAGCCGCTCCCACTGCCGCCGCCGCAACAGTACTACTACACTTTTCCTTGGGTTCAAAATGGCGTAACCGTGAGTAACAATTCCACCTTCTTGTATAACGTTTCCCTCCCGGGTACGCTCTACCATACGCCACTACCCGGCGGCGCCGGCGCCAGTGTTAGCGGCGGCGGCCAAGTGAATGCTGGCCTTTCTCAGCctagtaatacatttgtactgcCTCAGTACTAG